Proteins encoded together in one Cicer arietinum cultivar CDC Frontier isolate Library 1 chromosome 4, Cicar.CDCFrontier_v2.0, whole genome shotgun sequence window:
- the LOC101508029 gene encoding DEAD-box ATP-dependent RNA helicase 35, protein MEEEDDYVEYVPVAKRRAIEAQKILQRKGKASAVTDDESEKLPVVETKPSLLVKASQLKREQPEISVTEQIVQQEKEMIENLSDKKTLMSVRELAKGITYTEPLPTGWKPPLHIRRMSKKDCDLIQKQWHIIVNGEDIPPPIKNFKDMRFPEPILNMLKTKGIVQPTPIQVQGLPVILSGRDMIGIAFTGSGKTLVFVLPMIMMALQEEIMMPIVPGEGPFGLIICPSRELARQTYEVIEQFLLPLKEAGYPELRPLLCIGGVDMRSQLDIVKRGVHLVVATPGRLKDMLAKKKMNLDNCRYLTLDEADRLVDLGFEDDIREVFDHFKAQRQTLLFSATMPTKIQNFARSALVKPIIVNVGRAGAANLDVIQEVEYVKQEAKIVYLLECLQKTPPPVLIFCENKADVDDIHEYLLLKGVEAVAIHGGKDQEEREYAISSFKAGKKDVLVATDVASKGLDFPDIQHVINYDMPAEIENYVHRIGRTGRCGKTGIATTFINKNQSETTLLDLKHLLQEAKQRIPPVLAELNDPMEDNEEITGISGVRGCAFCGGLGHRISDCPKLEHQKSVTIANNRKDYFGSGGYRGEI, encoded by the coding sequence atggaagaagaagatgattatGTAGAGTATGTGCCTGTGGCCAAGCGTCGTGCCATAGAAGCTCAAAAGATTCTCCAACGCAAAGGGAAAGCCTCCGCCGTAACGGATGATGAGTCCGAAAAACTACCAGTGGTTGAAACTAAACCCAGTCTTCTTGTTAAAGCATCGCAGTTGAAACGAGAACAACCTGAGATCAGTGTCACGGAACAGATTGTTCAACAAGAGAAGGAAATGATTGAGAATTTGTCTGATAAAAAAACCCTTATGTCAGTTCGCGAGTTAGCTAAGGGGATTACTTATACTGAACCTTTGCCTACTGGGTGGAAACCTCCTTTGCATATAAGAAGGATGTCTAAAAAAGATTGCGATTTGATTCAGAAACAGTGGCATATTATTGTTAATGGCGAAGATATTCCACCCCCGATTAAGAATTTTAAGGATATGAGGTTTCCAGAACCGATTTTGAACATGTTGAAAACCAAGGGGATTGTGCAGCCAACACCTATTCAGGTGCAAGGTCTTCCTGTTATCTTATCAGGGCGTGATATGATTGGTATTGCTTTCACAGGATCTGGAAAAACTTTGGTCTTTGTGCTTCCGATGATCATGATGGCGTTGCAGGAGGAGATTATGATGCCTATAGTTCCCGGGGAAGGTCCATTTGGTTTGATTATTTGTCCATCGAGGGAACTTGCTAGGCAAACTTATGAAGTCATTGAACAATTCTTGTTACCTTTGAAGGAAGCTGGTTATCCAGAGCTTAGGCCTTTGCTTTGTATTGGTGGAGTGGATATGAGATCGCAGCTTGACATTGTGAAAAGGGGGGTTCATTTAGTTGTTGCGACTCCTGGGAGGTTGAAGGATATGTTGGCCAAGAAGAAAATGAATCTTGATAACTGCAGATATTTAACATTAGACGAGGCTGATCGATTGGTAGATTTAGGATTTGAAGATGATATTAGAGAAGTTTTTGATCACTTCAAAGCTCAGAGGCAGACTCTGTTATTTTCTGCTACTATGCCGACAAAAATTCAGAACTTTGCTAGAAGTGCTTTGGTGAAACCTATTATTGTCAATGTGGGACGTGCTGGTGCGGCAAATCTTGACGTTATTCAGGAGGTAGAGTATGTCAAGCAAGAAGCGAAAATAGTTTACCTCCTCGAGTGCCTACAGAAAACTCCACCTCCTGTTCTGATATTTTGCGAGAACAAGGCTGATGTGGATGACATTCACGAGTATCTTCTCTTGAAAGGAGTGGAAGCTGTAGCTATTCATGGTGGCAAGGATCAGGAAGAGAGAGAGTATGCCATTTCATCTTTTAAAGCTGGAAAGAAAGATGTGTTGGTTGCAACCGACGTTGCATCCAAAGGTTTGGATTTTCCCGATATTCAGCATGTCATCAACTATGACATGCCggctgaaattgaaaattatgtCCATAGGATTGGACGGACGGGAAGATGTGGCAAAACTGGTATCGCGACAACGTTTATAAACAAGAACCAAAGTGAGACAACATTGCTTGATTTGAAACACCTCTTGCAAGAAGCAAAACAAAGGATCCCTCCAGTTTTGGCTGAGCTGAATGATCCAATGGAAGATAATGAAGAAATCACAGGCATTAGTGGTGTCAGGGGATGTGCGTTTTGTGGCGGGCTTGGTCATCGTATCAGTGATTGTCCCAAATTAGAACATCAAAAGAGTGTGACAATTGCAAACAATAGAAAGGATTATTTTGGTTCTGGAGGATACAGAGGGGAAATTTGA